In Bacillota bacterium, a genomic segment contains:
- a CDS encoding acyl-CoA dehydrogenase family protein, with protein MNFGLTEDQRMIQDMAKRFAENEIAPHVEEDEKNHYFRKEIHDKMAELGFFGFCIEEQYGGNGMGFVEACLVTEQLAKVH; from the coding sequence ATGAATTTTGGATTGACGGAAGACCAACGGATGATCCAGGATATGGCCAAACGATTTGCCGAGAACGAGATCGCTCCTCATGTGGAGGAAGATGAAAAGAATCATTATTTCCGGAAAGAAATCCACGACAAGATGGCGGAACTTGGCTTCTTTGGGTTCTGTATCGAAGAACAGTACGGTGGAAATGGCATGGGTTTCGTGGAAGCCTGCCTGGTGACCGAACAACTGGCCAAGGTCCACG